Proteins encoded in a region of the Anopheles aquasalis chromosome 2, idAnoAquaMG_Q_19, whole genome shotgun sequence genome:
- the LOC126571705 gene encoding uncharacterized protein LOC126571705 gives MFVATVVRKCGFSCANRVFPSLYRRGRFSTPSYHRAIHGTPWAGVKKHVENENDYASSVLHKSFAQVPGEEIRLKTSTRTPEPPINIDNFVESSNCAEKNPEKQLELLDGFVTLVAHGNAPVDDGRFAGFVESFAESVPFFDEAHLELALNLLTKLDDIKTPYEPNYVDLWMALDGECLKRVTDWDTERLLNFADLWYPLRLTKQGKFVNKALWKISNRLRKLPPRTLVKTVFYINLTRVPMENMMDIEVNFAQNFDSFSIDDVAVLCMGFFKTETPIRSTELLDKIYHTTIRHAATVEDIALTAILKLLRYSSRIPSVPSMEALLDALVPRIRSLSTFACLHVALLGSDIHLCHGATLEPVVAKFVDNLSELRLKDLERIAFVLAHNNTAFVSGKDSLLCARILEDLPNRITEIVTYPRCYISLLYFLAIRNVYNVDYISAAFDKQFLKLAYKKNLPGAGRETVSLDAYASINLRDRYDGNRFPANAFQIVCKLTQDYLPNPKYRLTKSDRMLLDIQRTFGELRPGSTQLCRIVHLLPHYQRPDILFCWDALSKRMLNVDELLPEQSTHEIMARETVLKERSKERPLRLVAIVVGSWNCYVRNVKRRTGGYAMKLEQLRRLGYEIVEIPWYEWPVYSQDDMLKYLQAKLVAYS, from the coding sequence ATGTTCGTGGCGACCGTTGTGCGGAAATGTGGATTTTCCTGTGCAAACCGGGTTTTCCCGAGCCTTTACCGGCGGGGACGCTTCTCAACTCCTTCTTACCACCGAGCGATACACGGCACACCATGGGCGGGAGTTAAAAAGCACGTCGAGAACGAAAATGACTACGCCAGTTCGGTTTTACACAAGAGTTTCGCACAAGTTCCCGGAGAGGAGATTCGATTAAAGACTTCGACACGAACCCCGGAGCCACCGATTAATATTGATAATTTTGTAGAATCATCGAATTGTGCTGAAAAGAATCCGGAGAAGCAGCTGGAACTGCTGGATGGCTTCGTAACACTCGTAGCCCATGGCAACGCACCGGTGGACGATGGCAGATTTGCCGGTTTCGTAGAATCGTTTGCGGAAAGTGTGCCTTTCTTCGATGAGGCGCACCTAGAGCTGGCCCTTAATCTGCTGACCAAACTGGACGATATCAAAACACCGTACGAACCGAACTATGTCGACCTTTGGATGGCACTCGATGGCGAATGTTTGAAACGCGTGACGGACTGGGACACCGAACGGTTGCTAAACTTTGCCGATCTCTGGTATCCGCTCCGGTTGACCAAGCAGGGCAAGTTCGTGAACAAGGCTCTGTGGAAGATTAGCAACCGGTTACGGAAGCTACCACCACGGACGCTGGTGAAAACCGTGTTCTACATCAACCTGACGCGCGTTCCGATGGAAAACATGATGGACATCGAAGTAAACTTTGCGCAAAACTTTGACTCTTTCAGCATCGACGATGTGGCGGTGCTGTGTATGGGATTTTTCAAAACCGAAACACCCATCCGGTCAACGGAACTGTTGGATAAGATCTACCACACGACGATACGACACGCGGCCACGGTGGAGGACATTGCGCTGACGGCGATTTTAAAGCTGCTACGATATTCCTCCCGCATACCAAGTGTACCGTCGATGGAGGCGCTACTGGACGCGCTCGTACCCCGGATACGAAGCCTGTCGACGTTTGCGTGTCTGCACGTGGCACTGCTGGGGAGTGATATCCATCTGTGTCACGGTGCCACCCTggagccggtggtggccaaattCGTCGACAACCTGTCGGAGCTACGGTTAAAGGATCTGGAGCGCATTGCGTTCGTACTAGCGCACAACAATACAGCGTTCGTATCGGGGAAGGATAGCCTACTGTGTGCACGGATACTGGAGGATTTACCGAATCGTATCACCGAGATTGTCACATATCCACGGTGCTACATTTCGCTGCTCTACTTTCTGGCCATCAGGAACGTGTACAACGTTGACTATATCTCGGCCGCTTTCGATAAACAGTTTCTTAAATTGGCGTACAAGAAAAATCTTCCCGGTGCTGGCCGTGAGACAGTGTCATTGGATGCGTACGCCAGCATCAATCTGCGCGACCGTTACGATGGTAACCGCTTTCCGGCCAATGCTTTCCAGATTGTTTGCAAGCTTACGCAGGACTATCTACCAAATCCCAAGTATCGGCTTACGAAATCCGATCGCATGTTGCTCGACATTCAGCGCACGTTCGGTGAGCTAAGGCCGGGGTCAACTCAACTCTGTCGCATCGTACACCTGCTGCCCCACTACCAGCGTCCAGATATTCTGTTCTGCTGGGATGCCCTGTCCAAACGAATGCTCAACGTGGACGAACTGCTGCCGGAACAGAGCACCCATGAGATCATGGCACGGGAGACGGTGCTGAAGGAGCGAAGCAAGGAAAGGCCTCTCCggctggtggccatcgtggtgGGCTCGTGGAACTGCTACGTTCGGAATGTAAAACGGCGGACGGGCGGCTATGCGATGAAGCTGGAACAGTTGCGTCGCCTAGGCTACGAAATAGTGGAAATACCGTGGTACGAATGGCCAGTCTACTCGCAAGATGATATGCTCAAGTATCTCCAAGCCAAATTAGTCGCGTATAGCTAG
- the LOC126571707 gene encoding nucleosome assembly protein 1-like 1, which yields MTTGAKTSESECEVPDFLDSPGYLDATSRRYMMKQFISGLPEEAQKRINALKHLQLEYTKLEAKFFEEVYQVECKYQQLYQPIIDRRKEIVAGSAAPTEEEAVWVDPPRKTEDGEEVEEEEDEDDEINEKLRKMALNYHKDLPQNGQGIPNFWLMVFKNTEELAELVHPHDEPILQHLRNLNIVYEKDPMAYIIEFHFDQNPYFKDTVLTKKYFLRCKVDSDEPFSFEGPEIHKCTGCPINWNPGKNVTVKTIKKQQKHKQRGAIRTITKTQPTESFFNFFSPPRVQEDDKIDPETQFLIGRDFEIGHFLRARIIPKAVLYYTGEVLDEDGDDDDEEEEEEEEDMDMDEDGEEEGEEEEEEEDGNDGNNEGSNAAPPANRQKQAKRRGGGGDGKKKAAQQNPAECQQQ from the coding sequence ATGACGACCGGAGCGAAAACGAGCGAGTCGGAGTGCGAGGTGCCAGACTTCCTGGACTCGCCCGGCTATCTCGATGCGACGTCGCGCCGCTACATGATGAAGCAGTTCATCAGCGGCCTGCCGGAGGAGGCCCAGAAGCGCATCAATGCGCTGAAGCACCTGCAGCTCGAGTACACGAAGCTGGAGGCCAAGTTCTTCGAGGAGGTGTACCAGGTGGAGTGCAAGTACCAGCAGCTGTACCAGCCGATCATCGACCGGCGAAAGGAGATCGTGGCCGGCTCGGCAGCGCCGACGGAAGAGGAAGCCGTGTGGGTCGATCCGCCCCGCAAGACCGAGGACggtgaggaggtggaggaagaggaggacgaagatgatgagatCAACGAGAAGCTGCGCAAGATGGCGCTCAACTACCACAAGGATCTGCCGCAGAACGGGCAGGGTATCCCGAACTTCTGGCTGATGGTGTTCAAGAACACGGAGGAGCTGGCGGAGCTGGTCCATCCGCACGACGAGCCGATCCTGCAGCATCTGCGCAACCTCAACATCGTCTACGAGAAGGACCCGATGGCGTACATTATCGAGTTTCACTTTGACCAGAACCCGTACTTCAAGGATACGGTACTGACGAAGAAGTACTTCCTGCGCTGCAAGGTGGACAGTGACGAGCCGTTCAGCTTCGAGGGCCCGGAGATTCACAAGTGCACTGGCTGTCCGATCAACTGGAACCCGGGCAAGAACGTGACGGTGAAGACGatcaagaagcagcagaagcacaagCAGCGCGGTGCCATCCGGACGATCACGAAAACGCAACCGACGGAGTCGTTCTTCAACTTTTTCTCGCCACCGCGCGTCCAGGAGGACGACAAGATCGATCCGGAGACGCAGTTCCTGATCGGGCGTGACTTTGAGATTGGCCACTTCCTGCGCGCACGCATCATTCCGAAGGCGGTTCTGTACTACACCGGTGAGGTGCTGGACGaggacggtgacgacgatgatgaggaggaggaggaagaggaggaggatatGGATATGGATGAAGACGGCGAGGAGGaaggtgaggaggaggaggaagaggaggacggtAACGATGGTAACAACGAGGGCAGCAATGCGGCTCCTCCGGCCAACCGGCAAAAGCAGGCGAAACGacgcggcggtggtggcgatggtaagAAAAAGGCCGCCCAACAAAACCCGGCCgaatgccagcagcagtga